Proteins encoded within one genomic window of Pectobacterium araliae:
- the ccdA gene encoding type II toxin-antitoxin system antitoxin CcdA, translating to MKHRVSVTVDKDNYQVLSAAGVNISGLVNDAIGKEARRIKAEEWKKENREGMEEVTRFIAQHGSFADENRNW from the coding sequence ATGAAACACCGCGTCAGCGTTACCGTAGACAAAGACAATTATCAGGTTCTGAGTGCTGCCGGAGTCAATATTTCCGGGCTGGTGAATGATGCCATTGGCAAAGAAGCCCGTCGCATTAAGGCTGAGGAGTGGAAAAAGGAAAATCGCGAAGGGATGGAGGAAGTCACCCGATTTATCGCGCAGCATGGCTCCTTTGCAGATGAAAACAGGAACTGGTGA
- the ccdB gene encoding type II toxin-antitoxin system toxin CcdB, producing MQFMVYQYKRASHYKMFVDVQSDIVETPKRRMVIPLIESHHLSEKVNKTLFPLIRIDGEDYRLMTTELSSVPAEVIGEEIADLGEYADEIKDAINLMFWGI from the coding sequence ATGCAATTCATGGTTTATCAATACAAACGAGCCAGTCACTACAAAATGTTTGTCGATGTGCAAAGCGATATTGTCGAGACACCGAAGCGGCGCATGGTCATCCCGCTTATCGAATCGCATCACCTGTCTGAGAAAGTGAATAAGACTTTGTTTCCTCTGATCCGCATCGACGGCGAAGATTATCGGCTGATGACAACTGAGCTGTCTAGTGTTCCGGCTGAGGTTATTGGTGAAGAGATCGCGGATCTTGGCGAGTATGCCGATGAGATTAAGGATGCTATTAATCTTATGTTTTGGGGGATTTGA
- a CDS encoding GIY-YIG nuclease family protein, protein MIRLSTTRLAAKSTLDEILSEEDDLCLLDVHPLKHKASPVDLAGNQFAEIAAFYDRHGRLPTENSAASLDEKRLARRLRIIKENPNICASLQTLDCRGLLASNHIENGRTPLAAEPTPLSYANKSELVTSLEDIFADDEDGLLNFAEPDIFSLQYVSADKKEQPDDIAQRQPCQDFQRFEPLFYSLHKGLKNGVFSLERFTHKLKIVEGDFFILNGLLGYVHSAGERLGQYRTYNARLRLIFENGTEMNMLYQSLTHGLVRDKEGRKVQLNGKTLQPSDTAVPTGLVYVLATTSTDPALIPYKQSLYKIGFTETTVEQRIEHAEKDRTFLEAPVRIVATSQCFNLNAQKLEALVHGFLAARRLNITLKSHNGQIYTPREWFNVPLATVQAVIQHIVDGTISQYRLDNTTGKIVAKHPGYGL, encoded by the coding sequence ATGATCCGGTTATCGACAACGCGATTAGCGGCCAAATCAACATTAGATGAGATCCTCAGTGAAGAAGATGATCTCTGTTTATTGGATGTTCACCCTCTGAAGCACAAGGCGAGTCCCGTCGATTTGGCTGGCAATCAGTTTGCTGAAATTGCCGCGTTTTACGATCGGCATGGCCGTCTGCCAACTGAAAACAGCGCCGCTTCTCTTGATGAAAAACGCCTAGCAAGACGATTGCGCATCATTAAAGAAAATCCCAACATATGTGCTTCGTTGCAAACGCTGGATTGCCGAGGGCTTCTGGCTTCAAATCACATTGAAAATGGTAGAACCCCACTAGCCGCTGAACCAACACCATTATCCTATGCCAACAAATCAGAACTGGTGACTTCTTTAGAGGATATTTTTGCCGACGATGAGGACGGTTTATTAAATTTTGCAGAGCCTGATATCTTCAGCTTACAGTATGTTTCTGCTGATAAAAAAGAGCAGCCAGATGACATTGCTCAGCGCCAGCCGTGTCAAGACTTCCAGCGTTTCGAGCCCTTGTTTTATAGCCTGCATAAAGGCTTAAAAAATGGGGTTTTTAGTCTTGAGCGTTTTACACATAAATTGAAAATTGTTGAAGGCGATTTTTTTATTCTTAATGGGTTACTGGGATATGTCCATAGTGCTGGTGAACGTCTGGGTCAGTACCGTACTTACAACGCCCGATTGCGACTGATATTTGAGAATGGCACCGAAATGAACATGCTCTATCAATCCTTAACTCACGGTTTGGTGAGGGATAAAGAAGGGCGCAAGGTGCAACTCAATGGCAAGACGTTGCAACCATCAGATACTGCGGTGCCGACCGGCTTGGTTTATGTGCTCGCGACCACAAGTACAGACCCAGCGCTTATTCCTTATAAACAAAGTCTTTACAAAATTGGTTTTACTGAAACAACTGTGGAGCAGCGCATTGAGCATGCCGAGAAAGACCGTACTTTCCTTGAAGCACCTGTCAGGATTGTGGCTACCAGCCAGTGTTTTAACCTCAATGCTCAAAAATTAGAGGCATTGGTACATGGTTTCCTCGCTGCCCGTCGGCTCAACATTACGCTCAAGAGCCATAATGGTCAGATCTATACTCCAAGAGAGTGGTTTAATGTCCCATTGGCTACAGTTCAGGCCGTTATCCAGCACATTGTGGACGGAACTATTTCGCAGTACCGACTGGATAATACTACTGGGAAAATTGTTGCGAAACACCCTGGGTATGGCCTGTAA
- a CDS encoding DEAD/DEAH box helicase, whose product MNNLLHVEYGQTGQSTGLNSMGMREMQARAFAERNSQYLLIKAPPASGKSRALMFLGLDKLENQNVRKVIVAVPEKSIGGSFQETNLTEQGFFADWRVTSENNLCVDGGEAGKVHAFQRFMHGNERILICTHATLRFAFDKLVVTDFDNCLVAIDEFHHVSADGDNRLGNLIDELIKKSSVHIVAMTGSYFRGDTVPILLPEDEAQFTKVTYTYYEQLNGYQYLKSLGIGYHFYQGRYIDALPTVLDTSKKTIIHIPNVNSGESTKDKYGEVDSILDVIGSVIKRDPLTGVYYIAGKNGCELKLANLVDDNPNERSKVQAYLRNIKAVDDMDIIIALGMAKEGFDWPCCEHVLTIGYRSSLTEIVQIIGRATRDCTGKTHAQFTNLIAQPDAQDDDVKASVNNMLKAITTSLLMEQILAPNIQFKPRSQWDGQPLPPNTLLVDDSATLPVSPKVLDILNSDKNEIMATLMANEQLVKETISETIPPETFTQVALPAVIQTLYPDLTDEEQEQVRIGVLQSMLITQKGGVVDWEDLPQDANVDMANGAEEESVNSVAGKQFLKMGEKFICIDNLDIDLIDAVNPFHGAYEIISKSVTAPMLKTIQEAVSASRSQVSEEEAIILWPKIKQFTREQQREPSLNASDPIEKRYAEALAFIRKMKQQKLANQEQ is encoded by the coding sequence ATGAATAATTTATTGCACGTTGAGTATGGTCAGACGGGGCAAAGTACCGGCCTTAATTCGATGGGAATGCGTGAAATGCAGGCCCGAGCTTTTGCTGAACGAAATAGTCAGTATCTATTGATCAAGGCCCCTCCGGCTTCGGGGAAATCGCGTGCGTTAATGTTTCTGGGGCTGGATAAACTGGAAAATCAGAACGTGCGAAAAGTGATTGTCGCCGTTCCGGAAAAGTCTATCGGTGGCTCTTTTCAGGAGACCAATTTAACCGAACAAGGTTTTTTTGCTGACTGGCGTGTTACATCCGAGAACAATCTGTGTGTGGATGGTGGGGAAGCGGGTAAGGTTCATGCTTTCCAACGCTTTATGCATGGCAACGAACGTATTCTGATATGTACTCATGCGACCTTGCGTTTTGCCTTTGATAAATTAGTGGTAACAGATTTCGATAATTGCCTGGTGGCTATTGATGAGTTTCACCATGTTTCTGCCGATGGTGATAATCGGCTTGGTAATCTTATTGATGAGCTCATAAAAAAATCGAGTGTGCATATCGTTGCCATGACCGGATCATATTTCCGAGGCGATACCGTGCCGATCTTGTTGCCTGAGGATGAGGCGCAGTTCACTAAGGTGACATACACCTATTACGAGCAGTTGAATGGCTATCAATATCTTAAATCTCTGGGTATTGGTTATCATTTTTATCAGGGGCGTTATATTGATGCATTGCCCACGGTACTCGATACCAGCAAAAAAACGATTATTCATATCCCGAATGTTAATTCCGGTGAATCGACCAAAGATAAATATGGAGAAGTTGATTCTATCCTTGATGTGATTGGCAGCGTGATAAAACGCGATCCTCTGACTGGGGTTTATTATATTGCGGGAAAAAATGGCTGTGAGCTCAAATTAGCCAATCTGGTTGATGATAATCCTAACGAACGATCCAAAGTCCAGGCGTATTTACGTAATATCAAAGCGGTTGATGATATGGACATCATCATCGCCTTAGGCATGGCGAAAGAAGGGTTTGATTGGCCTTGCTGTGAGCATGTGTTGACGATTGGCTATCGCAGCTCTCTGACAGAAATTGTGCAGATTATCGGCCGGGCGACCCGAGATTGTACGGGAAAAACGCATGCTCAGTTTACCAATCTCATCGCTCAACCTGATGCACAGGATGATGATGTGAAGGCATCGGTCAATAATATGCTTAAGGCGATCACCACGTCGTTATTGATGGAGCAGATCCTGGCTCCCAACATCCAGTTCAAGCCTCGTTCTCAATGGGACGGTCAGCCACTACCACCTAATACTCTGCTTGTAGATGATTCCGCAACCTTACCGGTATCCCCGAAAGTATTGGATATTCTGAACAGCGACAAGAACGAAATTATGGCGACTCTGATGGCTAACGAACAGTTGGTCAAAGAGACAATTAGTGAAACCATCCCCCCCGAAACTTTCACTCAAGTGGCTTTGCCTGCTGTGATTCAGACGCTTTACCCAGATTTGACCGACGAAGAGCAGGAACAGGTACGCATAGGAGTATTACAAAGTATGTTGATCACTCAGAAAGGGGGCGTGGTTGATTGGGAAGACCTGCCGCAGGATGCCAATGTGGATATGGCGAATGGCGCTGAAGAAGAGTCAGTAAACAGTGTCGCAGGTAAGCAGTTCCTGAAGATGGGTGAAAAGTTCATCTGTATTGATAATCTGGATATAGACCTGATAGATGCGGTGAATCCGTTCCATGGTGCTTATGAAATTATCTCTAAATCGGTAACTGCGCCTATGCTGAAAACCATTCAGGAAGCAGTAAGTGCCAGCCGATCGCAGGTCTCCGAAGAAGAGGCAATTATCCTTTGGCCTAAGATCAAGCAGTTCACCCGAGAACAACAGAGAGAGCCATCGCTGAATGCCAGTGATCCGATTGAGAAGCGTTATGCCGAAGCGCTGGCGTTTATCCGCAAAATGAAGCAACAGAAGTTGGCTAATCAGGAGCAGTAA
- a CDS encoding class I SAM-dependent DNA methyltransferase, with the protein MRQGSSRNIAKEPGQVGIKNKLWFQSAAEGEELETLLNQCIDDPAIAKNKIRFVLITDFTRFLAWDTASKERLDIEMDELHSNYGFFLPLVGLEKAIISSENPADVKAAEKMGRLFDLIRVHNDLSKSEDIHALNVFLTRLLFCLFAEDTGIFALAQFTSAVKSFTEEDGSDLDSFLYQLFGVLDEKPDSPQRQRLPAHLAAFPYVNGGLFASDEPVPELRKKGRKILLECGTMNWSEINPDIFGSMFQAVIDVEQRSRLGQHYTSYRNIMKVIQPLFLDPLRVELDKQRNNAKGLKALLVRLGKIKVFDPACGSGNFLIVAYKALRNLEIEVIEALRELEPQTFSMSGLHLSQFYGIEIDDFACQIARLSLWLAEHQVNCQWEKAFGFAPPALPLRESGNIHSGNSLRLDWHQVCPKQADDEVYVIGNPPFLGTLGRSDEQRADMQAVFSDFKALGTLDFVACWFWKGAQYIQNSRAELALVATNSICQGEQVATLWPPIFSLGLNIHFAYPTFPWANNARDKAAVHVIIIGLSASSEKSRLYQYVQGEWHCKMVDNISPYLVEGSRLAIIPRNSPLIKGVPPLFFGNKPTDGGYLLLDRFERDELLKQEPQAERWLKKVLGADEFFNGKERWCLWLVEASVADLESMPLVGKRVLAVKNARLKSSKSGTRKKSNSPHLFDENRHPASGSYILVPSVSSERRIYVPLGFFNAEVISTNANYIIPDGTLYEFAILSSLMHNDWMRLVAGRLKSDYRYSASVVYNPFPWPEVTSIQRKQIEMLAEDVILIREEFLGRTLAELYDPDKMPQKLLTAHQALDTAVDRLYRERPFKDAADRLSCLLARYEALTQKLTVTQAKPRKSRTPANAGNHNE; encoded by the coding sequence GTGCGTCAGGGCAGTAGCCGTAACATCGCTAAAGAGCCTGGTCAGGTCGGTATCAAGAATAAACTCTGGTTTCAGTCTGCTGCGGAAGGAGAAGAGCTTGAGACTCTGCTAAATCAGTGCATTGATGACCCAGCGATAGCTAAAAATAAGATCCGCTTCGTGCTGATCACTGATTTTACTCGCTTTCTGGCTTGGGATACCGCAAGTAAAGAGCGGCTCGACATTGAAATGGACGAGTTACATAGCAACTATGGTTTCTTTTTGCCGTTAGTGGGCCTTGAGAAAGCCATTATCAGCAGTGAAAACCCTGCTGATGTGAAGGCCGCCGAGAAGATGGGGAGATTGTTTGACCTCATCCGAGTCCACAATGACCTCAGTAAGTCGGAAGATATCCATGCCCTTAACGTCTTCCTGACTCGCTTGTTATTTTGCCTTTTTGCCGAAGACACCGGTATTTTTGCCCTCGCCCAGTTCACGTCTGCTGTCAAAAGTTTCACCGAAGAAGATGGCAGCGATCTGGATTCATTTCTTTATCAGTTATTTGGTGTGTTAGATGAGAAGCCTGACAGCCCGCAGCGACAAAGGCTACCCGCCCATCTTGCAGCATTTCCGTATGTAAATGGTGGATTGTTTGCCAGCGATGAACCGGTTCCCGAACTGCGCAAAAAGGGGCGCAAGATCTTACTCGAATGCGGAACCATGAATTGGAGTGAGATTAACCCAGACATTTTCGGCAGCATGTTCCAGGCCGTGATTGATGTGGAACAGCGCAGCCGCTTAGGGCAGCACTACACCTCATATCGCAATATCATGAAGGTGATTCAGCCCCTGTTTCTTGATCCGTTACGCGTTGAACTGGATAAACAACGTAACAATGCCAAGGGGCTTAAAGCGTTACTGGTGCGACTCGGCAAGATCAAAGTATTCGATCCTGCATGTGGATCCGGTAATTTCCTGATTGTGGCCTACAAAGCGTTACGCAATCTGGAAATTGAAGTGATTGAGGCTCTGCGTGAGCTGGAACCTCAAACATTTTCAATGAGCGGTCTTCACCTGTCACAGTTTTACGGCATTGAGATTGATGATTTCGCCTGCCAGATTGCTCGGTTATCCCTCTGGCTGGCGGAGCACCAGGTGAATTGTCAGTGGGAAAAAGCGTTTGGTTTCGCGCCACCGGCATTGCCGTTACGTGAAAGTGGAAATATTCATAGTGGTAATAGTTTGCGTCTTGACTGGCATCAGGTCTGTCCTAAGCAAGCTGATGACGAAGTGTATGTAATCGGTAACCCGCCATTTTTAGGAACACTGGGACGTTCAGATGAGCAACGTGCTGATATGCAGGCTGTATTTAGCGACTTCAAAGCGTTAGGAACCTTAGATTTTGTTGCTTGCTGGTTCTGGAAAGGGGCGCAATATATTCAAAATTCACGTGCTGAGCTGGCTCTGGTAGCAACCAATTCCATTTGTCAGGGAGAGCAGGTTGCGACACTGTGGCCGCCAATTTTTTCCCTCGGGCTAAATATCCATTTTGCATACCCAACATTTCCATGGGCAAATAATGCCCGTGATAAAGCGGCGGTACATGTAATCATTATTGGGCTTTCAGCGAGTTCAGAAAAGAGCAGACTTTATCAATACGTACAAGGCGAATGGCATTGCAAAATGGTCGACAATATCAGCCCATACTTAGTAGAAGGAAGCCGGCTGGCAATTATTCCACGAAACTCCCCGTTAATAAAAGGTGTACCTCCATTATTTTTTGGAAATAAACCTACTGATGGTGGTTATCTACTGTTAGATCGTTTTGAACGTGATGAATTACTCAAACAAGAACCGCAAGCTGAACGCTGGCTCAAAAAGGTATTAGGCGCCGATGAGTTTTTTAATGGAAAAGAACGTTGGTGCTTATGGTTGGTTGAGGCGAGTGTTGCTGATTTAGAATCAATGCCATTAGTCGGGAAAAGGGTTCTTGCTGTTAAAAATGCCCGTCTTAAAAGCTCCAAATCTGGCACAAGAAAAAAATCGAATAGCCCGCATCTGTTTGACGAAAACAGACATCCAGCATCAGGAAGTTACATTCTTGTTCCAAGTGTTTCTTCTGAACGCCGTATTTATGTTCCTCTTGGTTTTTTTAATGCAGAAGTAATTTCAACAAATGCAAATTATATTATCCCTGACGGCACGTTATACGAATTCGCAATACTTTCTTCGTTAATGCATAACGACTGGATGAGACTGGTTGCTGGTAGGTTGAAAAGTGACTATCGCTATTCCGCTTCAGTCGTTTACAACCCTTTTCCTTGGCCTGAAGTGACATCCATACAACGCAAACAAATCGAGATGCTCGCCGAAGACGTGATTTTAATCCGTGAAGAATTCCTAGGACGTACACTTGCTGAACTCTATGATCCCGATAAGATGCCGCAAAAGCTGTTAACCGCCCATCAGGCTCTCGATACCGCGGTGGATCGACTTTACCGTGAGCGCCCATTCAAAGATGCAGCCGACCGCTTAAGCTGCCTGCTGGCACGTTATGAAGCACTGACGCAGAAACTGACAGTAACTCAGGCTAAACCAAGAAAGAGCAGAACACCGGCCAACGCAGGAAACCATAATGAATAA
- a CDS encoding recombinase family protein: MLIGYVRVSTNDQNTDLQREALERLGCEQIFEEKISGTTEKKPKLNSALKALQAGDTLAVWKLDRLGRSMRQLVKLMDTLQQRGIHFRSVTDSIDTATPMGRFVFHIMGAMAEMERELIVERTRAGLAAARAKGRIGGRRPKLTPEQWAQAGHLLANGVPRQQVALIYDVAVDTLYRKFPVGRKLSAKT, encoded by the coding sequence GTGTTAATAGGCTATGTCAGGGTATCAACAAATGACCAAAACACCGATTTACAACGCGAAGCGTTGGAACGGCTAGGATGTGAACAGATATTTGAAGAGAAAATCAGTGGGACTACAGAGAAAAAACCGAAACTCAATAGTGCTCTGAAGGCATTACAGGCGGGGGATACGCTCGCGGTGTGGAAACTGGATCGATTGGGACGAAGCATGAGACAACTTGTCAAATTAATGGACACGTTGCAACAACGCGGGATTCATTTTCGTAGTGTGACCGATTCCATAGATACCGCCACGCCAATGGGAAGGTTTGTTTTTCACATTATGGGGGCGATGGCTGAAATGGAACGAGAACTTATTGTCGAGCGAACCCGCGCAGGTTTGGCTGCCGCTAGGGCTAAAGGACGTATAGGCGGACGCAGACCCAAGCTGACGCCGGAGCAATGGGCGCAAGCCGGACATCTTCTGGCTAATGGCGTCCCGCGACAGCAGGTGGCACTGATTTATGACGTAGCAGTAGATACCTTATATCGAAAATTCCCTGTCGGCAGAAAACTGAGTGCCAAAACGTAA
- a CDS encoding DEAD/DEAH box helicase family protein, with product MNSHSQNTGFQFDSHQQYQLDAINAVVDLFDGQPKDADKLAIALRGSVARREGELDLGIEQEIGAIGNNLVLDEGTILANLQTVQDRNGLEVSEKLVDGKLDFDIEMETGTGKTYVYLRTVFELAKKYGFTKFIILVPSVAIREGVNTSIRLMREHFRSLYPAEPFDANVYRGDKAEEVQAFATATNVQILVMTIDAIRSDKNKNEKKNARIIHKPYDKLNGLRPLDYLKGTHPVVIMDEPQNMESLLSQSAVGDFDPVFTLRYSATHKQRRNLVYRLDPVDAHDLGLVKQIVVAEVAQHGADVAPYVKLLEVKDTKAAKLELACRKADGSIARRSKKVKPHQELSDVTGNPAYAGWRINALSIAAFGEPASIELTPNGNLLHEGESLGGATGAIYKEMIRETVREHLRKEAMLHPKGIKVLSLFFVDKVASFLGDGVNNEDANGEFTKWFDEVFREERSKSDVYQKLLPQDPGELRRAYFSQLKMRGGTTFVDSSGTTVKDDDAYKLIMQDKQRLLDGDEPVRFIFSHSALREGWDNPNVFQICTLREMGADTERRQTLGRGLRLPVAKTVKGYERVTDRSVAQLTVVANESYATFAENLQAEYKDAGVAIGQVRPNEFSRLTKRDIHGVMTDDMLGFKVSSAIFKHLENAGFIKDGKTTSMFLPDAEGFSLHLPDDLRPYESDIIRCILNAGIEKYVKPVSARAKRKFNKELYASPDFEKLWSAISQKTTYRVTVKHPMLVEACIKAIKAEPKIQPLRIDVTRAGVRVLRGGTQGLELGARTVDLKGSYDLPDIIGELQQGTSLTRKTLVDILIGSGRLDEFIANPNDFMAMVRRCVEGELQRVIVEGVQYEKIGGSIYELRELQADGLAEKDFFKEHLYRVEHPEKTDFDYVVFDGGPDSPERKFAEFLDHREDIRLFMKLPPRFQIDTPVGPYNPDWAIIKSEEGEDRIYMVRETKSTMDEQKRRPSENAKIKSAEAHFREIGIEYAVSVPEQWNI from the coding sequence ATGAACAGTCATTCTCAAAATACGGGCTTTCAATTTGATTCGCATCAGCAATATCAGCTTGATGCCATCAACGCCGTGGTGGATTTGTTCGATGGTCAGCCAAAGGATGCCGACAAGCTCGCGATTGCCTTGCGTGGCAGCGTTGCCAGACGGGAAGGTGAGCTGGATTTAGGTATTGAGCAGGAGATCGGCGCTATCGGCAATAATTTGGTACTGGATGAAGGCACTATCCTTGCTAACTTACAAACGGTACAGGATCGCAACGGGTTGGAGGTCAGCGAAAAGCTGGTTGATGGCAAACTGGATTTCGACATCGAAATGGAGACCGGTACGGGCAAAACTTACGTTTATCTGCGTACCGTTTTCGAACTTGCAAAGAAATATGGCTTTACCAAATTTATCATTCTGGTTCCCAGCGTCGCCATTCGTGAAGGCGTGAACACCAGTATTCGCCTGATGCGCGAGCACTTCCGTAGCCTCTATCCGGCGGAGCCTTTCGATGCGAATGTCTACAGAGGCGACAAGGCCGAGGAAGTACAGGCTTTTGCTACTGCAACCAACGTGCAAATACTGGTGATGACGATTGATGCGATACGTAGTGACAAGAATAAAAATGAAAAAAAGAATGCGCGCATCATTCACAAACCTTATGACAAGCTCAATGGCTTGCGTCCGTTGGATTACCTGAAAGGCACGCATCCTGTGGTGATCATGGATGAACCACAAAATATGGAATCACTGCTATCGCAGTCTGCTGTGGGTGATTTTGATCCTGTATTCACACTACGCTACTCAGCTACGCATAAGCAGCGGCGAAACCTGGTCTATCGGCTCGATCCGGTTGACGCGCACGATCTCGGTTTGGTGAAACAGATCGTCGTGGCTGAAGTCGCACAGCACGGTGCGGATGTGGCTCCTTACGTCAAGTTGCTCGAAGTGAAAGACACGAAAGCCGCGAAGCTTGAACTGGCTTGCCGCAAGGCCGATGGCTCTATCGCGCGTCGTAGCAAAAAGGTCAAACCGCATCAGGAATTGTCAGACGTCACTGGAAATCCTGCTTATGCAGGCTGGCGTATTAATGCGTTGAGCATCGCCGCTTTCGGTGAACCAGCCAGTATTGAACTGACGCCGAACGGAAACCTGCTGCATGAAGGCGAATCCCTCGGGGGCGCAACGGGCGCGATTTACAAGGAGATGATTCGGGAAACCGTGCGTGAGCATTTGCGCAAGGAAGCCATGTTGCACCCGAAGGGGATTAAAGTATTGAGTCTGTTTTTCGTAGACAAAGTGGCGAGTTTTCTCGGCGACGGGGTCAATAACGAAGACGCAAACGGCGAGTTTACCAAGTGGTTCGATGAGGTGTTCAGAGAAGAGCGTAGCAAGTCTGACGTCTACCAAAAATTACTGCCGCAGGATCCTGGCGAGTTACGGCGGGCGTATTTTTCCCAATTGAAAATGCGTGGTGGCACGACCTTTGTGGATTCATCTGGTACGACGGTCAAAGATGATGACGCTTACAAACTCATCATGCAAGATAAGCAGCGCTTGCTGGATGGTGATGAGCCTGTGCGCTTCATCTTTAGCCATTCCGCACTGCGCGAGGGTTGGGACAATCCCAACGTGTTTCAGATTTGTACGCTGCGTGAAATGGGCGCGGACACGGAACGTCGACAGACGCTGGGGCGTGGTCTGCGTCTGCCTGTAGCGAAAACAGTAAAAGGTTATGAGCGCGTTACCGACCGCAGTGTTGCACAACTCACGGTGGTTGCTAATGAGTCTTATGCTACTTTCGCTGAGAATCTGCAAGCCGAATACAAAGATGCGGGCGTAGCCATCGGACAGGTGCGACCCAATGAATTCTCCAGGCTGACGAAGCGAGATATTCATGGCGTGATGACCGATGATATGCTGGGGTTTAAGGTATCTTCTGCCATCTTCAAGCATCTGGAAAACGCAGGATTCATCAAGGATGGTAAGACAACGTCCATGTTTCTGCCGGATGCAGAAGGATTCTCATTACATTTGCCTGATGATCTCAGGCCTTACGAATCAGATATTATCCGGTGCATCCTTAATGCGGGTATTGAGAAATATGTGAAACCTGTAAGTGCGCGGGCTAAGCGCAAATTCAATAAAGAGCTCTACGCCTCGCCGGATTTTGAGAAGCTTTGGAGCGCTATCAGCCAGAAAACTACTTATCGGGTGACAGTTAAACACCCTATGCTGGTTGAGGCGTGTATAAAGGCGATCAAGGCTGAACCGAAAATCCAGCCGTTACGTATTGATGTCACTCGTGCTGGTGTCAGGGTGCTACGTGGCGGCACGCAAGGGCTAGAACTGGGGGCACGAACTGTCGATCTCAAAGGCAGTTATGATCTGCCGGACATTATCGGTGAGTTGCAGCAAGGTACGTCTCTTACACGCAAGACGCTGGTGGATATTCTCATTGGTAGCGGAAGATTGGATGAGTTCATTGCCAATCCGAACGACTTTATGGCGATGGTACGCCGTTGCGTAGAGGGTGAGCTACAGCGTGTCATTGTGGAGGGTGTTCAGTATGAAAAGATCGGCGGCTCCATCTATGAACTCCGCGAGTTGCAAGCCGATGGCCTTGCCGAAAAGGATTTCTTCAAAGAGCATTTGTACCGTGTCGAACACCCCGAGAAAACCGATTTTGATTACGTCGTGTTTGATGGCGGGCCGGACAGCCCGGAGCGGAAGTTCGCCGAGTTTCTCGATCACCGCGAGGATATCAGGCTGTTTATGAAGCTACCGCCAAGATTCCAGATCGACACGCCAGTTGGCCCTTATAACCCCGACTGGGCCATCATCAAATCCGAAGAAGGTGAGGATCGAATCTACATGGTGCGTGAAACCAAGAGCACTATGGATGAACAAAAAAGGAGACCCTCCGAAAATGCCAAAATCAAGTCTGCCGAGGCACACTTTAGAGAAATTGGTATCGAGTATGCGGTTTCAGTACCTGAACAGTGGAATATCTGA